One Nostoc sp. UHCC 0302 DNA window includes the following coding sequences:
- a CDS encoding phosphotransferase codes for MTFVLGSQNVFDFLVEQGICNVEDKAHCEIEHKSAKNFNLLLTLLGDRQLLVKQERRNRDGNTSGEFLREWQIQEFLHQFPELSEMRFWLSEGVYFHPEYSIIVLNYLNNYRDLMDFYATENLFPLQIATSIGTILAKIHRLTFNSQDYQDFFSQNQDNQSLDIVTHLVRNLERIGPEIFGSVPADGLKFFSLYQRYDSLGQAIAELGSSLAPCCLTHNDLKLNNILLSNDWQQAKSPLVRFIDWERCGWGDPAFDLGTLIGSYLLMWMKSLITSKTMSIDESLRMATTPLELLQPSLAALAIAYTAEFPQILQRRPDFMRRVVQYSGWMLITAIQSRLQYQKSFGNMDICMLQVAKSLLCRPEQSIPTIFGMEASALGIESKAIAV; via the coding sequence ATGACATTTGTATTAGGTTCTCAAAATGTTTTCGATTTTTTGGTTGAGCAGGGTATATGTAACGTAGAAGATAAAGCTCATTGTGAAATCGAACACAAATCTGCTAAAAACTTTAACTTATTACTGACCTTGCTGGGCGATCGCCAACTCCTTGTTAAACAAGAGCGTCGTAACCGAGACGGAAATACATCTGGCGAATTTTTGCGTGAGTGGCAGATTCAGGAATTTTTACATCAATTCCCCGAACTAAGCGAAATGCGCTTTTGGCTGTCAGAGGGAGTTTACTTTCATCCTGAATATTCAATTATTGTTTTAAATTACTTAAATAATTATCGTGACTTGATGGACTTCTACGCTACGGAAAATCTCTTTCCTTTGCAGATTGCTACTTCCATCGGCACGATTCTCGCTAAAATTCATCGATTGACTTTCAATAGCCAAGATTATCAAGACTTTTTTTCGCAAAATCAGGATAATCAATCCCTCGATATAGTTACCCATTTGGTACGGAACTTAGAACGGATTGGCCCAGAAATTTTTGGTTCAGTCCCCGCCGATGGTTTAAAATTCTTTAGTCTTTATCAACGTTATGACAGCTTAGGGCAAGCAATTGCTGAACTTGGTTCTTCTTTAGCTCCTTGTTGTTTAACCCATAATGACCTAAAGCTAAACAATATCTTATTGTCTAATGATTGGCAGCAAGCTAAATCTCCTCTGGTACGTTTTATTGATTGGGAACGATGCGGTTGGGGAGATCCAGCGTTTGATTTAGGCACACTCATTGGTAGCTATCTACTGATGTGGATGAAAAGCTTGATTACAAGTAAGACGATGAGCATCGATGAGTCTTTACGAATGGCGACTACGCCTTTGGAATTACTGCAACCTTCTCTTGCAGCTTTGGCGATCGCTTATACTGCTGAGTTCCCTCAAATTTTACAGCGTCGTCCTGATTTCATGCGGCGAGTCGTGCAATATTCTGGCTGGATGTTGATTACTGCTATTCAGTCAAGGCTTCAATATCAAAAGTCCTTTGGGAATATGGATATCTGTATGCTTCAGGTTGCTAAATCTTTACTATGTCGTCCAGAACAATCTATTCCCACAATTTTTGGTATGGAAGCATCAGCTTTAGGTATAGAGTCTAAAGCTATAGCCGTTTAA